From one Alosa alosa isolate M-15738 ecotype Scorff River chromosome 5, AALO_Geno_1.1, whole genome shotgun sequence genomic stretch:
- the LOC125294886 gene encoding progonadoliberin-1-like, whose protein sequence is MLFLNPHRQNKDASCLCHLKRMEGKRALLWLLLIAAAAFQLSAQHWSHGLSPGGKREAHTLSEVMEGLPKRSASLCGSEYRDGSPYKRPDRLEQLLNLMEGENVAYD, encoded by the exons ATGCTATTCCTCAATCCACACAGACAGAACAAAGACGCTTCCTGCCTCTGCCACCTGAAAAG AATGGAAGGGAAACGTGCCCTCCTGTGGCTACTACTGATTGCTGCAGCGGCCTTTCAATTGTCCGCCCAGCACTGGTCTCACGGCCTGAGTCCAGGTGGCAAGAGGGAAGCTCACACTCTGTCAGAA GTGATGGAAGGTCTACCAAAGAGGAGTGCATCGCTTTGTGGGAGTGAATACAGGGACGGTTCCCCATATAAAAGGCCAGATAGACTTGAACAACTG CTTAATCTGATGGAGGGAGAAAATGTAGCTTATGACTGa
- the kctd9a gene encoding BTB/POZ domain-containing protein KCTD9a, with the protein MRRVTFFVNGTSKNGKVVAVYGTLSDLLSLASNKLGIRACSLYNSKGGLIDDIALIRDDDVLYVSEGDAFVDPQNASKASDDSCSGAHTDWLTLNIGGRLFTTTRSTLVSKEPDSMLAHMFREKDVWGNKQDERGAYLIDRSPEYFEPILNYLRHGQLIVNDGINLLGVLEEARFFGIEQLAEQLEVAIKNTHPPEDHSPISRKEFVRFLLATPTKSELRCQGLNFSGADLSRLDLRYINFKMANLSRCNLTHANLCCSNLERADLSGANLDGANLQGVKMLCTNAEGASLKGCNFEDPSGLKANLEGANLKGVDMEGSQMTGINLRVATLKNAKLKNCNLRGATLAGTDLENCDLSGCDLQEANLRGSNVKGAIFEEMLTPLHMSQSVR; encoded by the exons ATGAGAAGAGTAACGTTCTTTGTTAATGGAACCTCAAAAAATGGAAAG GTTGTAGCTGTGTATGGAACTCTGTCAGATTTATTATCTCTTGCGAGTAATAAGTTGGGAATCAGAGCTTGCAGTTTGTACAACAGCAAAGGTGGGCTCATCGATGACATTGCACTTATCAG AGATGATGACGTCTTGTATGTCTCAGAAGGGGATGCTTTTGTGG ATCCTCAGAATGCCTCCAAGGCCTCCGATGACTCCTGCTCAGGGGCTCACACTGATTGGTTGACCCTCAATATCGGTGGACGTCTTTTCACCACAACACG GAGCACTTTAGTTAGTAAGGAACCTGACAGTATGTTGGCCCATATGTTCAGGGAGAAAG ATGTGTGGGGTAACAAGCAGGATGAGCGTGGAGCCTACCTGATCGATCGAAGCCCTGAGTACTTCGAGCCCATTCTGAACTACCTGCGGCATGGACAGCTGATTGTTAATGATGGAATCAATCTCCTAG GTGTGCTGGAGGAAGCCCGGTTCTTTGGGATTGAACAGCTTGCTGAGCAGCTTGAAGTAGCCATAAAG AATACCCATCCTCCTGAAGACCACTCTCCGATCTCTCGCAAAGAGTTTGTACGCTTCTTGTTGGCCACCCCGACCAAATCAGAGCTTCGTTGCCAG GGTCTGAACTTCAGTGGGGCGGACCTCTCTCGGCTGGACCTGCGATACATCAACTTCAAAATGGCCAACCTGAGCCGCTGCAATCTCACCCACGCCAACCTGTGCTGCTCAAACCTGGAGAGAGCCGACCTCTCCGGGGCCAATCTAGAt GGTGCTAACTTGCAAGGTGTCAAAATGCTTTGCACAAATGCTGAAGGAGCATCTCTAAAGGGATGCAATTTTGAAGACCCCTCTGGACTCAAGGCAAACTTAGAAG GTGCCAACCTGAAAGGTGTGGATATGGAAGGCAGTCAGATGACTGGTATCAACCTCCGTGTGGCCACACTAAAGAATGCCAAACTGAAGAACTGCAATCTGAGGGGCGCCACCTTGGCTGGTACTGATCTCGAG AACTGCGACCTGTCAGGCTGTGACCTGCAGGAGGCAAACCTCAGAGGCTCCAATGTCAAGGGCGCCATTTTTGAAGAGATGCTGACTCCGCTGCACATGTCTCAGAGTGTGAGATAA